Genomic segment of Candidatus Sericytochromatia bacterium:
CCGTCTCGTACTCCACGTGAGCCGTGTTGATCGTGATACCGCGAGCCTTCTCTTCCGGCGCCGCGTCGATCTCGTCGTAACGCTTTGCTTCCGCCTGGCCCAACGCGGCCAACGTCATCGTGATCGCGGCCGTCAACGTGGTCTTGCCGTGGTCGACGTGCCCGATGGTGCCGATGTTCACGTGCGTTTTATTACGCTCGAATTTTTGCCGTGCCATGGGGTCTCACTTTCCTCCTTGGATGGGGGCCAGCCTGGGCCGATGTAAGCGATCAAGTTATATCGGCAAACGCGGATTCCGGCAAGTTGCCGAAACGAGCCTGAATCGCGCCTCCCCGATTGCTGGAGGAAACCGCGCAGGCACCTCAGGCTCGGCATGGTTCACTGAACGAGGGGCCACATCGGCGTCGAAGAGGGGTCTGGCGGGGCCCACTGCCGGTTCCGAACGGGCAAGACCCGCACCACAAGTTGGCCGCCAGCGGAGGCGGGAAGGGGAATTCCTTTCGGGCCAGGCCGACTCAAGACGGCCCTCCCCCTACCCACGCCGGCCGAGGTCAAGCAGCTAAACGCGGCCCCCCGCCCCTGACCGACATTCAGGGGCGGGGGTGAGACCTGGGCTACTGGACCTCTACCCAGCCCTGCAACGTGACCCGGTCTGGATCGCTGACGCGATAGCGGCCCGCCGCTGTCAACCGAACGGGTGACGAGGTGACGCGCGAGGGGACCTCGAGCGTTTGAACCACGGCGCCATCGCCAGACGCGAAAACGAGCCGATGGGCGTGCGCGTCCGCGTTGTAGAGGACCAGCTCAGCATTCGCTTCCAATCGAACCGTCTCCGGAACCAGTCGGTCCTGATGCACCACGGCAAACGATTGATTCGACTGGACCGAAGCCACTCCAGAGTCGATCAGCGCCTGGGAAGGCCACCAGGCCTGATCACGCCAGTACAGATAAGATTCAGGGCCATAGGGATAATAGCTACCCGCCCAGCCGGCATAGTACGGATAGAGATAGTCGCCATAGCGGTAGTATGAGCCGTAGGCTCCGTGCCCCCAGTGTCCGTAGCGGCCGCGGTGTCCATAGTGGCCTCCGTGGCCGTAGTGGCCGCCGTGGCCGTGGTACCCGCCGTGGCGGGTCCCGTTACCACCGTGTTGATAACCGGGGCCGCCGTGGTGACGACCATCGCCACCCTGGAAACGTCCACCGCCAGTGCCGCTGGGAGACCAGGTACCTGTGCCGTGTCTCCCGGGTGACGAATGGGGACCGCCCCCCGGCACACGGGAAACGCCGGAAGGCATCCCTGGACCGGGGCGCGGCCCGGACGTGATGGGATAATTTGCCCCAATGGGCGCCACCCGAGCCCCCGCCCCGTGGGAACCAAACGAGCGCCCAGCCCCCATGGAACCACCGTGGCCGTGCCCACCGCCGAAGCCACGGCTTTGCAGGGCATAACCGGAGGAAACGTCCTCTCCCGAGGCGAAAATCAACGTGCGGCTCGCCTCATCGGCCGAGATGGCGCTGGGAAGCGACAAGGGCGCCACCCGAGCTTGCGATGAGACGGCGGGCACCGTGGTGCAGGCTGACAGAACCAGGCCCACGACGCCAGGCAAATACTGCCGTATCGAGTTCCAAGTCATCCAATCCTCCTCCCGTGTCGTCTCAGGTGGGTGAGCCACTGCCCATTCATCCTTTTGACGAGGTTTCCACCTTAGCGCGCCCGAGAAACGGCACCAACAGACGCTCCCC
This window contains:
- a CDS encoding GTP-binding protein, translating into MARQKFERNKTHVNIGTIGHVDHGKTTLTAAITMTLAALGQAEAKRYDEIDAAPEEKARGITINTAHVEYET